The following coding sequences lie in one Candidatus Nitrospira allomarina genomic window:
- the deoC gene encoding deoxyribose-phosphate aldolase: MTRDEFTKIIDHTALKPDTTKDQIRQLCEEAMTFGFGAVCVAPLWVPFATRCLTGSPVRIATVIGFPHGNTLPDVKAYEAKLAIEAGAHEVDMVIQIGLLRAGNHGAVLDDIQGVMNVARRVSRSKILVKVILETSLLNKEEQQTGCQLVEKAGADYVKTSTGFTGRHVTIEEVGFLRSIVGTRVGVKAAGGIRDLITAVALVNAGASRLGSSSSVSIMHMWPG; encoded by the coding sequence ATGACCCGCGACGAATTCACTAAAATTATTGACCATACCGCGTTAAAACCCGACACCACAAAAGATCAGATACGACAGCTCTGCGAAGAAGCCATGACGTTCGGCTTTGGGGCGGTCTGCGTCGCCCCGCTCTGGGTTCCGTTTGCCACGCGTTGCCTGACGGGATCTCCCGTCCGGATTGCCACGGTTATTGGCTTTCCTCACGGCAACACGCTTCCGGATGTGAAAGCCTACGAGGCCAAACTGGCCATTGAAGCCGGAGCGCATGAAGTAGATATGGTGATCCAGATTGGCTTGCTTCGAGCGGGCAATCATGGAGCCGTCCTGGACGATATTCAGGGCGTCATGAACGTCGCGCGTCGTGTCTCCCGATCAAAAATCCTGGTCAAGGTCATTCTGGAAACATCGCTCTTAAATAAGGAAGAACAACAAACAGGTTGCCAACTCGTGGAGAAGGCCGGAGCGGATTATGTGAAAACGTCGACCGGATTTACCGGTCGCCACGTCACTATTGAAGAGGTGGGGTTTTTGCGGAGTATTGTCGGAACACGGGTGGGCGTCAAGGCGGCCGGAGGCATCCGCGACCTGATCACTGCGGTGGCGTTGGTCAATGCCGGAGCGTCCCGCCTGGGGAGTTCCTCATCCGTGTCCATCATGCACATGTGGCCGGGATAA
- a CDS encoding RNA polymerase sigma factor produces the protein MKTEATSEMGKEAQHPPLLDEVMKQLTDHRQAFHAFLTRRLGNPAFAEDLLQQCFMKAMAHFHSIKKMDRIVPWFYQILRHALIDYYRSKETDTKRFQAFLVETETLGTHQVPSLDELQPTICACLDRLVLTLKPEYADIIRRIDLSGESLQSVARELHITTNNLTVRLHRARQALRKSLEDSCGICSKHGCLNCTCE, from the coding sequence ATGAAAACCGAAGCCACATCTGAAATGGGGAAAGAGGCCCAACATCCCCCCCTCTTGGATGAGGTGATGAAGCAGTTAACGGATCATCGCCAGGCCTTTCACGCCTTTCTGACCCGCCGTCTGGGTAATCCGGCCTTTGCCGAAGACCTCCTGCAACAATGCTTCATGAAAGCCATGGCCCATTTCCATTCCATCAAAAAGATGGACCGGATCGTCCCCTGGTTCTATCAAATCCTTCGCCATGCGTTGATTGATTATTATCGAAGCAAAGAAACGGACACCAAGCGGTTTCAAGCCTTTCTGGTTGAGACCGAGACACTGGGCACCCATCAGGTCCCTTCGCTGGATGAACTGCAACCGACGATTTGTGCCTGTCTGGATCGTCTCGTGTTGACCCTCAAACCTGAATATGCCGACATCATTCGCCGGATCGATTTGTCCGGAGAATCGTTGCAATCCGTCGCCAGGGAGTTACACATCACCACCAATAACCTCACGGTCCGGTTACACCGAGCGCGCCAGGCCTTGCGCAAGTCCCTGGAAGATTCCTGCGGGATTTGCAGCAAGCATGGGTGCTTGAATTGCACCTGCGAATAA
- a CDS encoding heavy-metal-associated domain-containing protein, whose protein sequence is MEDLTLTIEGMSCGHCVQGITNILSKLKGVKVDQVKIGEATLGFYPQTITPDQIIHAIEEEGYKARLSMEAV, encoded by the coding sequence ATGGAAGATCTCACACTCACAATTGAAGGCATGAGCTGCGGGCATTGTGTGCAAGGTATCACCAACATCCTTTCCAAGTTGAAGGGCGTGAAGGTGGATCAGGTGAAAATTGGGGAGGCCACCCTTGGCTTTTATCCGCAGACCATCACACCCGACCAAATTATTCACGCGATCGAGGAGGAAGGCTACAAAGCCCGGCTCAGCATGGAGGCCGTATGA
- a CDS encoding heavy metal translocating P-type ATPase, whose amino-acid sequence MNTVIAKPESRRSHPPVRKRDESADMSPPRRVSLSVGGMTCAACQIRVQRALDKEPGVIQASVNLMLKSAEVTYDPVTTTPDAVRRAITQTGYEAEIHSSDHTDQDEQAQQEQKQAEEFRSFRNKAVVSGILGVVAMVLSMPLMSAAPTHPHGGVTDPFMHWIMGWMTPVLTSFAPDLYAIHPNILAFTLLAMTVFVMTWAGRHFYTRAWAAFRHHSADMNTLVAVGTGAAFLFSLLATLAPEIFLRRGMAPELYYEAVIMIIALILTGNALESRAKRQTSAALRKLMTLQPRTARIIRDGREQEIPVEDMRTGDTVLVRPGDRIPVDGTFLAGTCSVDESMLTGESMPVDKQPGDRLIGGTMNTTGAFQYHATTLGSDSVLSRIVQLMREAQGSRAPIQKLADRVSGIFVPVVLSLAIATFMVWFVVADTAPAIRALVAAVSVLIIACPCAMGLAVPTAVMVATGKGADLGILIKGGEALQRASQVTTIVMDKTGTLTEGQPAVTEILSAPGTTHTAQEILRLVASVERSSEHPLGQAIVRHATTQKYPLSPVHAFQAMTGRGAVGVVEDYKVAVGNQALMSELGIQTGAIQQDVERFAREGKTPVYVGIDGTVAALVAIADPLKASSREVVDRLHRLGYQVMMLTGDHQRTAEAVAQMAGITRVVAGVLPEGKVAEITRLQAKGEVVAMVGDGMNDAPALAQADIGIAMGAGSDIAIEAGDVTLMRNDLRAVGSAIELARQTMKTMKQNLFWAFIYNVVGIPVAAGILYPIWGIMLSPILASAAMAFSSVSVVTNSLRLRMWSPEN is encoded by the coding sequence ATGAATACCGTCATCGCCAAACCAGAGAGCAGACGATCACATCCTCCCGTGAGGAAACGGGACGAATCCGCCGACATGAGCCCTCCCCGACGGGTCAGTCTTTCGGTCGGCGGCATGACCTGCGCCGCCTGCCAAATCCGCGTGCAACGTGCGCTGGACAAAGAACCCGGCGTCATTCAGGCCTCAGTCAATTTGATGTTGAAATCGGCGGAGGTGACCTACGATCCGGTCACCACGACACCGGATGCGGTCAGACGGGCCATTACACAGACCGGATATGAAGCGGAGATCCATTCGTCGGATCACACGGACCAGGATGAGCAGGCACAACAGGAACAAAAGCAGGCGGAGGAATTTCGATCATTTCGCAACAAGGCGGTGGTCAGCGGAATCCTCGGGGTGGTTGCCATGGTGCTCTCCATGCCGCTCATGAGTGCCGCACCCACACACCCGCACGGTGGGGTGACCGATCCGTTCATGCACTGGATCATGGGATGGATGACACCCGTTCTGACATCATTCGCTCCCGATCTCTATGCGATACATCCAAACATCCTGGCATTCACCCTGCTCGCCATGACCGTCTTCGTCATGACCTGGGCAGGCAGACATTTTTATACGCGGGCCTGGGCCGCCTTCCGCCATCATTCCGCCGACATGAATACCCTGGTGGCGGTTGGCACCGGCGCGGCCTTCCTCTTCTCCCTCCTCGCCACCCTCGCGCCCGAGATCTTTTTGAGGCGAGGCATGGCGCCGGAACTCTATTATGAAGCCGTCATCATGATCATTGCGTTGATTTTGACGGGTAATGCACTTGAATCAAGAGCCAAACGCCAAACATCGGCGGCCTTGCGAAAACTCATGACGCTTCAACCCCGAACCGCCCGGATCATCCGGGATGGCCGGGAACAGGAGATCCCGGTGGAAGACATGCGCACCGGGGACACCGTGCTGGTCCGTCCCGGAGATCGCATCCCCGTGGATGGCACCTTTCTCGCCGGAACCTGCTCGGTCGACGAATCGATGCTGACGGGAGAATCCATGCCCGTCGACAAACAGCCCGGCGATCGCCTGATCGGAGGCACCATGAATACCACCGGCGCGTTTCAGTACCACGCCACGACCTTGGGCTCAGACAGTGTGCTCTCTCGCATAGTGCAACTCATGCGCGAGGCCCAGGGGTCACGTGCGCCCATTCAAAAACTGGCCGACCGTGTCAGCGGGATTTTTGTTCCCGTGGTTCTCTCATTGGCGATTGCGACATTTATGGTGTGGTTTGTGGTGGCGGATACCGCCCCTGCCATTCGCGCCCTGGTTGCCGCCGTGTCGGTACTGATCATCGCCTGCCCCTGTGCGATGGGATTGGCCGTGCCCACAGCCGTCATGGTGGCTACCGGAAAAGGAGCCGACCTGGGCATACTCATCAAAGGTGGAGAAGCGCTCCAACGGGCAAGCCAGGTCACGACCATCGTCATGGACAAAACCGGGACGCTCACCGAAGGACAACCGGCCGTCACCGAAATTCTGTCGGCCCCCGGTACCACACACACCGCACAAGAAATCCTTCGTCTCGTCGCCTCGGTGGAACGTTCATCGGAACATCCGCTCGGCCAAGCCATCGTGCGGCATGCCACAACCCAGAAATACCCCTTGTCTCCGGTGCACGCGTTTCAAGCGATGACGGGACGGGGTGCCGTGGGAGTGGTCGAAGACTACAAAGTCGCCGTGGGAAACCAGGCCCTGATGTCTGAGTTGGGAATCCAGACCGGCGCAATTCAACAGGATGTCGAGCGGTTCGCCAGAGAAGGGAAAACCCCCGTGTATGTGGGCATCGACGGAACCGTGGCCGCTTTAGTGGCCATTGCCGACCCGCTGAAAGCCTCGTCTCGTGAGGTTGTCGACCGCTTGCACCGGCTGGGGTATCAGGTGATGATGCTCACGGGCGACCATCAACGCACCGCAGAAGCCGTGGCACAAATGGCCGGGATCACACGGGTCGTGGCGGGCGTCTTACCCGAAGGAAAGGTGGCGGAAATCACGCGGCTCCAGGCAAAAGGAGAAGTCGTCGCCATGGTCGGTGACGGCATGAACGACGCACCCGCCCTCGCCCAGGCGGATATCGGCATTGCCATGGGAGCAGGGTCCGATATTGCCATCGAAGCCGGCGATGTCACCCTCATGCGCAACGATCTGCGAGCGGTCGGGTCCGCCATCGAGTTGGCCCGGCAGACGATGAAGACCATGAAGCAAAATTTGTTCTGGGCCTTCATTTATAATGTCGTGGGCATCCCGGTTGCGGCCGGTATCCTCTACCCCATCTGGGGCATCATGCTCAGCCCCATCCTGGCCAGTGCCGCCATGGCCTTCAGCTCCGTCAGTGTCGTCACCAACAGCCTCCGCCTCCGCATGTGGTCGCCGGAGAACTGA
- a CDS encoding ligase-associated DNA damage response exonuclease yields MTSFAPETALIQMTPYGLYCPQGRFYIDPVRGPVERAVITHGHADHARNVAETYFSTFGSSPILQKRLSNDISLRTVSYGDPFTLGDTTVSLHPAGHILGSAQVRVEHQGEVWVVTGDFKRDHDPTCQPFEVVPCDTLISEATFALPIYRWPPAGQVARDILAWWDENIELHQVSVLFCYALGKAQRVLAELNKLTDRKVFLHGAILPIVDIYREAGIAMLPTEKIDLQNKRDYAGELILAPPGALGSPWMRRFKGAQTGFCSGWMRVRGNRRRGGYDRGFVLSDHADWPSLLQTFDDSRASRIQLHHGFSDILVRYLGEQGVDAISLGSPFADPESV; encoded by the coding sequence ATGACTTCTTTTGCACCTGAAACCGCATTGATCCAAATGACACCCTACGGCCTGTACTGTCCTCAGGGGAGGTTTTACATCGATCCGGTCCGGGGACCGGTCGAGCGGGCGGTCATCACCCACGGACATGCCGATCATGCCAGAAATGTGGCGGAGACCTATTTCAGCACCTTTGGATCCTCACCGATTTTGCAGAAACGTTTATCCAACGACATTTCTTTGCGCACGGTTTCCTATGGTGACCCGTTTACTCTTGGGGATACCACAGTCAGTTTGCACCCGGCCGGCCATATTTTAGGTTCGGCTCAGGTCCGCGTGGAGCATCAAGGAGAGGTCTGGGTGGTGACCGGGGATTTCAAACGGGACCACGATCCGACCTGTCAGCCGTTTGAGGTTGTTCCCTGCGATACGTTGATCAGCGAAGCCACGTTTGCCCTTCCGATTTATCGTTGGCCTCCTGCCGGGCAGGTGGCCCGGGATATCCTGGCGTGGTGGGACGAAAACATCGAACTCCACCAGGTCTCGGTTTTGTTTTGCTACGCATTGGGGAAGGCACAGCGCGTACTGGCTGAGCTCAATAAACTCACCGACCGCAAAGTCTTTCTGCATGGTGCCATCCTACCCATCGTGGATATCTATCGAGAAGCGGGCATTGCCATGTTGCCGACGGAGAAAATCGACCTCCAGAATAAACGGGACTATGCCGGTGAACTGATCCTAGCCCCTCCCGGCGCGCTGGGATCGCCCTGGATGCGACGGTTTAAAGGCGCTCAGACCGGGTTTTGTTCAGGCTGGATGCGGGTGCGCGGCAATCGCCGTCGCGGTGGATATGATCGGGGCTTTGTCCTGTCCGATCACGCAGACTGGCCATCGCTGCTGCAAACGTTTGACGACAGCCGGGCGAGTCGTATCCAACTGCATCACGGATTTTCCGACATCCTGGTGCGGTACCTTGGCGAGCAGGGTGTGGATGCGATCAGCCTGGGATCACCTTTTGCGGATCCGGAGTCGGTATGA
- a CDS encoding ATP-dependent DNA ligase: MKRFATLYRALDQTTSTNIKLAALRRYFESVPPADAAWAVYFLSGRRFKRMVGPANLRQWMIEASNLPAWLVEETYASVGDLAETAALLTDTQAPTSINHSLSEWMEKEMLVLGTEPPDQQRLRIQSWWQHLDYDTCYLVNKLLTGSLRVGVSHLLVARALADSANLPRPVILHRLMGHWEPTPQFYDQLTAPDDGSTDHSRPYPFCLASPLEQQKTLQELKTQLGDAREWLVEWKWDGIRAQLLRRPGACYIWTRGEELVTDRYPEVRDAAYGLPEGTVLDGEILAWSEETGVMPFTILQRRLGRKTVGKKLLQDIPICFMAYDLIEHEGQDMRQHTTTERRALLDTLLKQAGPVLKISPLLSVTSWKEAAQWQAESRGRLVEGLMLKHRDALYEVGRRRGHWWKWKITPHTLDTVMMYAQPGHGRRANLYTDYTFGVWQDQELVPIAKAYSGLTNEEIYELDKWIRQHTLKRFGPVRSVKPEQVFELAFEAINRSSRHKSGVAVRFPRIARWRRDLHPKDADSLADVHSLPGTGTA, encoded by the coding sequence ATGAAACGGTTTGCCACTCTTTACCGGGCTCTGGATCAGACCACCTCGACGAACATCAAGCTCGCCGCCCTGCGGCGGTATTTCGAGTCGGTCCCACCGGCCGATGCGGCCTGGGCGGTGTATTTTCTGTCCGGCCGCCGGTTCAAGCGCATGGTGGGACCGGCCAATTTGCGGCAGTGGATGATCGAAGCGTCGAATCTTCCGGCCTGGCTGGTGGAGGAAACGTACGCCAGTGTCGGAGACCTGGCTGAAACTGCGGCGCTGTTGACCGATACCCAAGCGCCAACTTCAATCAACCATTCCCTATCGGAATGGATGGAGAAAGAAATGCTGGTATTAGGCACGGAACCTCCGGACCAACAGCGCCTGCGGATCCAAAGTTGGTGGCAACATCTGGATTACGATACGTGCTATTTGGTGAATAAACTCCTGACCGGCTCGCTCCGGGTGGGTGTCTCCCATCTTCTCGTCGCCCGCGCATTAGCCGACAGCGCCAATTTACCTCGGCCGGTCATTCTGCACCGGCTGATGGGCCATTGGGAACCAACCCCACAATTTTATGACCAATTGACCGCTCCGGATGACGGCTCCACCGATCATTCCCGCCCGTATCCTTTTTGTCTGGCCAGCCCCTTGGAGCAACAGAAAACTCTTCAGGAGTTGAAGACGCAATTGGGAGACGCGCGCGAGTGGTTGGTGGAATGGAAGTGGGATGGCATCCGGGCTCAACTCTTGCGACGGCCCGGGGCCTGTTACATCTGGACCCGCGGGGAAGAACTGGTCACCGATCGCTATCCTGAAGTGCGGGACGCCGCGTATGGGTTACCTGAAGGCACCGTGCTCGACGGAGAAATCCTGGCCTGGTCGGAGGAGACAGGCGTGATGCCCTTTACGATCCTGCAACGCCGGCTCGGCCGCAAGACCGTCGGCAAAAAACTTCTGCAAGACATTCCCATTTGTTTCATGGCCTATGATCTCATCGAGCATGAAGGCCAGGACATGCGTCAGCATACAACGACGGAACGGCGTGCCCTGCTGGATACGCTCCTCAAACAAGCCGGACCGGTTTTGAAAATTTCACCGCTGCTGTCCGTCACCAGTTGGAAGGAGGCCGCACAGTGGCAGGCGGAATCGCGGGGGCGACTCGTGGAAGGGTTGATGTTGAAACACCGGGACGCCCTGTACGAAGTCGGGCGCCGTCGCGGGCATTGGTGGAAATGGAAAATCACCCCTCACACCCTCGATACGGTCATGATGTATGCCCAACCCGGCCACGGGCGCCGCGCGAATTTATACACCGACTATACGTTCGGCGTGTGGCAGGATCAGGAATTGGTTCCGATTGCCAAAGCCTATTCCGGACTGACCAATGAGGAAATTTATGAACTGGATAAATGGATACGGCAACATACCCTCAAACGATTCGGGCCCGTGCGCTCCGTGAAACCCGAACAAGTTTTTGAATTGGCCTTCGAGGCGATCAACCGGTCATCCCGCCACAAATCGGGCGTGGCCGTGCGGTTTCCCCGCATTGCCCGATGGCGACGGGACCTTCATCCCAAAGATGCCGACTCGCTTGCCGATGTTCATTCCCTGCCCGGGACGGGAACCGCATGA